The proteins below come from a single Planctomycetota bacterium genomic window:
- a CDS encoding ABC transporter permease, which translates to MHLLFRPRTWYLGFKHLALHPMRSLLTVLGIFIGVASVIWLLAIGEGISLKAQEQIAGLGAENIIVRSLQPTSDKSSGNLTVVPYGITRRDFERMTETIPSVRQGIPIRELRRRFSYSDHELDGRLVGCSAEYAELNHLEVSRGRFLSDADVQRRATVCVLAAETAEKLFPYEDPLGRSIHVDQDYYSVVGVLEHRNATAGIGGSLDSQDFSSDVYIPVSTLWQRIGDMVTTYRSGSRVSEIVELSQVTLRLRTVEDVLPTAQAVRELLSHHHRSSDFAVVVPLELLEQAERTRLMFMVLMGLIAAISLVVGGIGIMNIMLATVTERTREIGIRRALGAKKRDIVGQFLAETMLLSAAGGLTGVLAGLSCTPVVIGLRYLVANLFPRMLANAPEIVQTIEPTIVMWSIPVAFGIAVLIGVMFGLYPARRAASMDPIVALRHVA; encoded by the coding sequence ATGCATTTACTGTTTCGCCCCCGCACCTGGTATCTAGGCTTCAAGCACCTGGCGCTCCATCCGATGCGCTCGCTGCTGACCGTGCTGGGAATCTTTATCGGCGTGGCGAGCGTCATCTGGCTGTTGGCGATTGGTGAAGGGATCAGCCTGAAAGCCCAAGAACAAATCGCCGGGCTGGGGGCCGAGAACATCATCGTTCGCTCGTTGCAGCCGACCAGTGACAAGTCCTCAGGCAACTTAACCGTTGTGCCTTACGGTATCACGCGGCGCGACTTCGAGCGGATGACCGAAACGATTCCCAGCGTTCGCCAAGGGATTCCCATTCGCGAGCTGCGGCGGCGATTCAGCTACAGCGATCACGAACTCGACGGTCGGCTGGTCGGTTGCTCGGCCGAATATGCCGAGTTGAATCACCTGGAAGTCAGCCGCGGCCGATTCCTGAGCGACGCCGACGTGCAGCGCCGCGCGACGGTCTGTGTGCTGGCGGCCGAGACTGCCGAAAAGCTGTTCCCCTACGAAGACCCGCTGGGGCGCTCGATCCACGTCGACCAGGACTATTACTCGGTCGTCGGCGTGCTCGAACATCGCAACGCCACGGCCGGCATCGGCGGCTCGCTCGATTCACAGGACTTTTCCTCCGACGTTTACATTCCGGTCAGCACGCTCTGGCAGCGGATCGGCGACATGGTCACCACTTACCGATCCGGCTCGCGCGTGTCCGAGATCGTCGAGCTCAGCCAGGTGACGCTCCGACTCCGCACGGTCGAAGACGTGCTGCCGACGGCCCAGGCGGTGCGCGAGTTGCTGTCGCATCACCATCGATCGAGCGACTTTGCCGTGGTCGTGCCGCTGGAATTGCTTGAACAAGCCGAGCGGACGCGGTTGATGTTCATGGTGCTGATGGGGCTGATCGCGGCCATCTCGCTGGTGGTCGGCGGCATCGGCATCATGAACATCATGCTGGCCACGGTCACCGAGCGGACCCGCGAGATCGGCATCCGCCGCGCGTTGGGGGCCAAGAAGCGCGACATCGTCGGGCAGTTTCTGGCCGAGACCATGCTCCTGTCGGCGGCCGGCGGACTGACCGGAGTGCTGGCCGGGCTCAGTTGCACGCCCGTGGTGATCGGCCTGCGATATCTGGTGGCGAACCTGTTTCCGCGCATGCTGGCCAATGCGCCGGAGATTGTCCAGACCATCGAGCCGACGATCGTGATGTGGTCGATCCCGGTGGCGTTTGGGATCGCGGTGCTGATCGGCGTGATGTTCGGGCTCTACCCAGCCCGCCGCGCCGCCTCGATGGATCCGATCGTCGCGCTACGGCATGTGGCGTGA
- a CDS encoding efflux RND transporter periplasmic adaptor subunit: protein MTTKPKLESVRQPRKKKWTALVLSVLLIAGVATGAWFRAGRADDGLPETPPMTAEVVEGPFLNEVVERGDIDSSSNVEVRSEVRSRTSVGTTILEIVPEGTRVEPGDFLVRLDDSALQTELIQQQIIVKNSEALMIQAATAVETAILTLQEYESGTYKQSVEELQAAKLVAEENLRRAEEYLLYSERLATKGYVTTIQLDADRFAVQKAQKDLDVAETKLDVVTNFTKEKTVKRYEADIQAAEARLRAAKDSHQIELSSLNKIETQIAKCAINAPVAGQVVYANETGRATEPLIAEGRVVRERQTIVRLPDHEKMQVTAKVNESRVDLIKSGQTVAIHVDALPGVVLTGSVRKVAEYPLPTSVFTGNVKNYQTDIDIHDPPEDLRPGMTAEVNILVEQRELAMQVPIQAIVERGGRHFCLIEDDTTHRLSAREVEISSSNDTQLVVESGLKLGERVVISPNPYLESVQLPDGEDTQEPKMAIHRRAQRSAEDAHVAQKPIEHVVKKPVVEVARGE, encoded by the coding sequence ATGACGACGAAGCCCAAGCTGGAATCAGTGCGCCAACCGCGAAAGAAGAAGTGGACGGCGCTGGTGCTATCGGTGCTGTTGATCGCGGGTGTCGCCACCGGCGCCTGGTTCCGCGCTGGTCGGGCGGACGACGGGCTCCCCGAGACGCCCCCCATGACGGCCGAAGTCGTTGAAGGGCCGTTCCTCAACGAAGTGGTCGAGCGGGGCGACATCGACAGCTCGAGCAACGTCGAAGTCCGCAGCGAGGTTCGCTCGCGCACGTCGGTGGGGACCACGATTCTCGAAATCGTTCCCGAGGGGACGCGCGTCGAGCCGGGCGACTTTCTGGTCCGGCTGGACGATTCGGCGCTGCAAACCGAATTGATCCAGCAACAGATCATCGTCAAGAACAGCGAAGCCCTGATGATCCAGGCCGCCACCGCGGTCGAGACCGCCATCCTGACATTGCAAGAATACGAGTCGGGCACCTACAAGCAGAGCGTCGAAGAACTGCAAGCCGCCAAGCTGGTGGCCGAGGAGAATCTGCGTCGCGCCGAGGAGTATCTGCTGTACAGCGAACGACTGGCGACCAAGGGCTATGTCACGACCATTCAGCTTGACGCCGATCGGTTCGCGGTGCAGAAGGCCCAGAAGGATCTCGACGTCGCCGAAACCAAGCTCGACGTGGTGACCAACTTCACCAAGGAAAAGACGGTCAAGCGCTACGAGGCCGACATCCAGGCGGCCGAGGCCCGGCTGCGCGCCGCCAAGGATAGCCATCAGATCGAACTGAGCTCGCTGAACAAGATCGAAACGCAAATCGCCAAGTGCGCGATCAACGCTCCGGTCGCCGGCCAGGTGGTCTATGCCAATGAAACGGGCCGCGCCACCGAGCCGTTGATCGCCGAAGGGCGCGTGGTCCGCGAGCGGCAGACGATCGTCCGGCTGCCCGATCATGAGAAGATGCAAGTCACCGCCAAGGTGAATGAATCGCGCGTCGACCTGATCAAGTCAGGGCAGACCGTGGCGATTCACGTCGACGCCTTGCCGGGCGTGGTGCTGACCGGCTCGGTGCGCAAGGTGGCCGAGTATCCGCTGCCGACCAGCGTATTTACCGGCAACGTCAAGAACTACCAGACCGACATCGACATTCACGACCCGCCCGAGGATTTGCGCCCCGGCATGACCGCCGAGGTGAACATTCTGGTCGAGCAGCGCGAACTGGCGATGCAGGTGCCGATCCAGGCGATTGTCGAACGTGGCGGCCGGCACTTCTGTTTGATCGAAGACGACACCACGCACCGGTTGTCGGCTCGCGAAGTGGAAATCAGCTCGAGCAACGACACGCAATTGGTCGTCGAGTCGGGCCTGAAGCTGGGCGAGCGGGTGGTGATCTCGCCGAACCCATACCTGGAAAGCGTGCAACTGCCCGACGGCGAAGACACGCAAGAACCGAAGATGGCGATCCATCGCCGCGCGCAGCGTTCGGCCGAAGACGCCCACGTGGCGCAAAAGCCGATCGAGCACGTCGTCAAGAAGCCGGTCGTCGAAGTGGCGCGGGGGGAATAG